In Streptomyces sp. P9-A4, the genomic window CGCGGGGGAGGTCACTGACACGATGATCGGGTTGCGCGGCGGGGTCGTGTTGCCGAGAAAAAGCAGTCGGGTGGAGATATGCATCGCGGTGGCGGACCGGGCGAGGGGACGGACGACCTGGGTCCGGAGTCTGCCCGCCGGGGCAGGCACCGGCGCCGGCGGACCGAAGACCCGACGTCGGGCACTCCGGTCGGCCCCGGCGCGCAGGGACCCCCTGGCCCCCCGGGCGAGCCGGCCCCCGGAAGCGGGAGTGGCCGGTTGGGGGTGACGTACAAGTACTTCGGCGCGCCCGACGGCGCCACTGCGGCCCGCGTCCCGATCTCGATGCGCCCGGAGGAGCTCGGCGGGGACGAGCTGGGCATGGGCGGCATGTTCACCAAGATCAAGCCCGAGACCATAGCGGCGATGGTCCTGACGGGCATCCAGGGCATGCCCCTGCACAAGGTGCCCCCGCTGGAGCTGGTGGTGCTGCACCCGGACTACGCGGTGGTGAAGCTGCCGATGACCGTCGTCGACCCGCTGCGCGGGATCGGTGAGGAATCGGTCGGCGCCGCAGCCTTCATCTGGTCCACGGTCCCGGACCGCGGCGGCCCCCGCGACGCCTTCGACGTCTACCAGCTGCTCCACGAGTGGCAGGACTTCTCGGTCCGCCTCCACGAGGCGGGACACCAGCCGTACTGCCTGGTGTGGCCGTAGGGCCCACCCTCCCGTACGAGGTTCCCCGCTACGAGGCCTGGCGCGAGGGCGTCTCCGCGCGCTCGGCGGCCAGCTCGCGGGCTGAGGCGAGCCGGTACGGCACGTCGATGATGACGACGTTCTTCATGAACAGCAGCCGGGTCTTGAGACGCAGCGCGCTCTGGTTGTGCAGCGGCTGCTCCCACCAGTGCCCCACCACGTACTCGGGGATGATCACCGAGATCACCGATTCCGCCGTCCGCTCGGGCGCGTCCCTGACGTGTCGCATGACGGGCTGGACGATCGACCGGTACGGGGAGCTGAGCACCCGCAGCGGTACGTCGATGCCGTGCGCCTCCCAGGTCGCCCGGAGCACCTCCGCCTCCGCCGGGTCCTCGGCGACGGTGACGGCCGTGAGGGAGGCGGGGCGCAGGGTCCTGGCGTAGGAGAGCGCCCGGAGGCTGGGCGCGTTGACGGAGGCGACCAGGACGAGGACGTGGTTCTCGGCGAAGGTGTGGGGCCGCTCCCCCGGTGCGACGGCGACCTCGGCGGCGACGGCGTCGTAGTGCCGGCGCACCCCCTTCATCCCGGCGAAGAGCACCGGCATCGCGATGACGACGATCCAGGCGCCGTGGGTGAACTTGGTGAAGAGGACGATGACGAGGACGACCGCCGTCAGACAGGCGCCGAAGGCGTTGATGGTGAGGCGGCGGCGGATGTTGTGGCGGTCGGCGGCTCCGGCGGGGGTGGCGAGTTCTCGCCGCCAGTGCTTGACCATGCCGGCCTGGGAAAGGGTGAAGGAGACGAAGACGCCGAGGATGTACAGCTGGATGAGGCGGGTCAGCTGCGCGTCGAAGGCGACGATGAGGACGATCGCGGCGAGCGCGAGGAGGACGATGCCGTTGGAGTAGACGAGCCGGTCGCCGCGGTGGACGAGCTGGCGGGGCGCGTAGCGGTCGCGGCCGAGGACGGAGGCGAGCATCGGGAATCCGTTGAAGGCGGTGTTGGCCGCCAGGACCAGGACGCCCGCGGTGACGGCCTGGAGCGCGTAGAACAGGATGTGCCAGTCGCCGAAGGTGGCCCGGCCGATCTGGGCGAGCGCGGTGGACGTCGGGGTGCCAGGGGGGAGCCCGAGTGCGGTGGGGTCCTCGGCGACATGGACCTCGTAGACCATCGCGAGCACGGTGATCCCGAAGAACATGGTCACGGAGAACCCGCCCATGATCGCGAGCGTCATGGCCGCGTTCCGGCTCTTCGGCTTCTCGAACGCCGGTACGCCGTTGCTGACCGCCTCGACACCGGTGAGCGCGGTGCAGCCGGAGGAGAAGGCGCGCAGCGCGAGCAGCACGAGCGCGATCCCCGAGTAGGTGGAGACCGCGTCGACGGGCAGGTCGGCGGACTCCGCGCGGATCGTCGCACCGGTCGCCATCCGTACGCCGGCCACCGCGAACATCAGGTAGATCACCGTGATGAAAGCGTAGGTGGGGAAGGCGAACCAGCGGCCCGACTCCCGTACCCCGCGCAGGTTCATCCAGGCCAGCACGACGACGAAGAACACCGAGAGGGCGACCGCGTGGCCGTCGAGCGAGGGCACGGCCGAGGTGATCGCGGCGACCCCGGAGACGACCGAGACGGCGACGGTCATCACGTAGTCGATGAGCAGCGCGGAGGCCGCGGTGAGCGCGGCGGACTGCCCGAGGTTCTCGGCGGAGACGACGTAGGCCCCGCCGCCGCCGGGATAGGCGTAGCAGGTCTGCCGGTAGGAGGCGACGACG contains:
- a CDS encoding APC family permease yields the protein MRAGSAAKRLLVGRPLDSGRLGETLLPKRLALPIFCSDPLSSVAYATEEILLILALGGLAVLHLAWYAAIGIVILLLVVVASYRQTCYAYPGGGGAYVVSAENLGQSAALTAASALLIDYVMTVAVSVVSGVAAITSAVPSLDGHAVALSVFFVVVLAWMNLRGVRESGRWFAFPTYAFITVIYLMFAVAGVRMATGATIRAESADLPVDAVSTYSGIALVLLALRAFSSGCTALTGVEAVSNGVPAFEKPKSRNAAMTLAIMGGFSVTMFFGITVLAMVYEVHVAEDPTALGLPPGTPTSTALAQIGRATFGDWHILFYALQAVTAGVLVLAANTAFNGFPMLASVLGRDRYAPRQLVHRGDRLVYSNGIVLLALAAIVLIVAFDAQLTRLIQLYILGVFVSFTLSQAGMVKHWRRELATPAGAADRHNIRRRLTINAFGACLTAVVLVIVLFTKFTHGAWIVVIAMPVLFAGMKGVRRHYDAVAAEVAVAPGERPHTFAENHVLVLVASVNAPSLRALSYARTLRPASLTAVTVAEDPAEAEVLRATWEAHGIDVPLRVLSSPYRSIVQPVMRHVRDAPERTAESVISVIIPEYVVGHWWEQPLHNQSALRLKTRLLFMKNVVIIDVPYRLASARELAAERAETPSRQAS